The DNA sequence TAAACCTTTGTAATCAGGAGATACTGGCAGGTTTTAATTTGTTCTTCCCTATTTCTCTTTCGTATTTCCAACATATATGAGAACCTTATAGGTGAATTTTCCTCTAACGATAACGAACACTTCAAGAAAACTCGATATTTTGAAAACTTAATTTGAACTTCTATATATTCTTTTAAGGAAAAGGCTGCCAAGTATAATAACAATTTGCTACTACATGCACATGGCTCCTACTTTCCTCTAATTGACATTAAGTTCTCAATATTCATAGATTTTATGCTGCTAAGGTTGTGGTTGCATTGGAGTATCTTCATTGTCAAGGTAGGTTATTAGGCATTTGTATGGCCtaacaattttaattattaaccCATGAAATACAACTTGGGAAGTATAAGACTGACAAAGTGTTTCTATAAATCCAAGATGAAGTTAACAAGCTGCAATAACTGATCAAAAGATGCTGCTTTATTATCACAACGTTTTGTACTCAGAAAGAAGTATTGTCTGCAAAATTTTCTGATGTCAATTGTCTTCCCTCCATCAATTGCTCCTTGCCAAAATGGTTGTGCTGCTGCTTGTTTTTCAAATCAAGTTGTTGTAAATGGAGCTGCTGCTGTTCTTGTTCCAGATCAAAGTGCTGTAAATGGAGGAGGAGGAGCTATTTCAGTAGCTTTTGTCCTGAATCAAAATGCTGCCAAGGTAGCTGTGGCTTCAAAAACTGCTACGTTCTCCCAAAAATCCTGCACTTGTTCTTGCTCCAGTTATCCCAAGGTACGCCTTTGTTGCTGTTGTACAAAGTCCTTTTGGAGAAGTGTTTTTTGATGTTTCTGTTGTTAGTATTTCAAACTATATTATATTACTTGCTCAATTTGCAGTTATGATATAGTtaagaatataaataattatgattGCTAAAATAGTAAAAGGAGAATTTAGTTATATATACTAATAGTGTTCTGAAATGCTAAAGTGCTTTTTTTGAGTTATTGAAATTGTTGTTTGTTCTAGAATCTAAATATGTCGTTTTGCTACTCTGGTTCTCACCTTCATGTTCTTCAATCATCACCTCAACCGTCGAGGCACAATTTGGGTGATAATGCCTCCAGCTTGCCCTCATCATTTTTGCTTAATTTTGATTTGATGACGTTGTTGATGATATTAGTAGTGATGTTGCCCTCACTTTGAAGGTGGTTAAAGTGGTGATGGAAGAAGGTTATGAAGATTTAGATTTTGAAAAGGGGTGGTGTCGTGGCAGTAGTTCTTATTGTTGATAATGTAGATGGATTGAGGGTTTCAAAACTTGAAGATGGTAGTAGGAGTAATTTGAAAATCAGTCTTGTTATACATTCCATTTTTTTTGGCAATCAAGTTGGTTCAAGTCcaacaaaaatcaattttattaataAGAGTGTGAATATACGATTCAACTATCCCCACTAACATAAATGTTCGTATCTGgtgttctttttccttcttttcctcctctttctccttcttctcctttctctttgtCTTCCTCCTCTTTTTTGTTCGCATTTTTTTTCGAGTGTTTTTTTCTTATCGTCGTTCTTTTATTGCTGCTGTtgttgtattttttcttttctttattctttttctagtgattttacagcattatgtgtttcttcttctttgcattttattcttattaatagGATAAAACAAGAATAATCATTaaaaggtaaaacaagaaggagaagatgaataagaaaaaaaaaaagaagattatgATAATGataaagaaggaggaggaggagtttgTTTATGTGTCATTATTATTACGTAATTTCGGTGCATTCTGGATTTAAAATAAGGTGCACTTAGTCTGTACTTGTTTTGAACTGAGTTTGTTTGTGTGTcgttatcattaagtaatttcggtgcaTTCTGAATTTAAACTGTTAAATGTATAAGAAGAAGACGATGATGACAATAACAATAACGATAACGATGACGATGATAATGACGACGACGTCGACGATAATGATGACGACGACGACGATGACGATGACAATAATGACGACGATGACGATGATgcaggaggaggaggaaaaggaaggagaagattaaagaaattcaaatgagaGGAAGACGAGGTGGAGGAGATAGAGGTGGTGAAGTGGTGATGACGACAAcggtaatgaaagaaaaaaatgaagaaaaaggaggaggagaaaaagaagTAGCAATATTAGGAGtggaaagaggaggaggaggaagaagaagaagcacctgATCTGAAAAACGATTATAACAACTTGgttaaatttagttaaatattttacttggttgtagaattttatttgtttagaattttgtgtttttaaaacgaccgttaatataaatttaacgattagataattttgttaaaaaacactcatcttttatggatataaaattaattttattagtgtctaaattttttatggttaaaaataataatttactcgatacttaaatatttattatgtaaaaaattaatattatacatatattaaagtataaatatatattataaataaattaaataatatatatttatacacaaatattttTGCGTGcagataatattttaaaaaatttattaatgatttaaataataattaactaatagtttatatttttattattttaattcacttattttatttttagtttaattaagaattaattaataattaaaataataagaggACAAactattaaaaagagaaaaaggctttaaagaaaaaatattgactaattattgaattaaaaagaatatttagtaattattcttctttaattttatataaatttcgatTTTAGCTTTCTTAAAAAAAGTGTAGgttaaaaaatagaaagaaaaaagagaaaatcgtatttttttaaaaaatattagaaattattaaaatttattttttattattatttaattattaatttaattattttagtataattttttaatttaataattgaataacatattttattttatatttttaaatataattgataataaaaaaataaattttaatgacgttctaatattttttttgttgaaaggaatatctttctaaattgattaaaaagagaaaatagtgGCATGGAGGAGGAAGCGACAAGTGGAGAGGAAAGTGGTTATAAGCGTGGCATGCAATGATGCAAAGGAAACTCAACGAAGACGCAGAGAAATGTGGAAGTGGAAGAATGTCCTTCAACACAGTTACACGTTCACGCGCTCACACACGCGCTCTTACTCCGCCATTCAGCGCTTCAGCTCAACTTCAACTGCAACTACTCCGATTGAATTCCGGTGGCGCTTCCTCCTCACTCGTTCTTCGTTTTCCTATTCAAGTCAACCACGGCCAGAAAACGGCGCCGTATCAGCTGCTAAGGATGATGATAAGTTCGAGCCAGTTACTGGATGGAACAAGCAACTCGTCAAGCTTAAGATTCTACTCGCCTTTCCCTGGGAGCGTGTCCAATACGGCTCCCTCTACTCCGTCAAGCTGCGCGGCCGGGTTCTCTCTCTAACGGCTCTAACCGTTTTCTCGTTTTTTGAGAAATAGTTTTTTTAGGcgcgttttttttttatatttttcagataACGGAACAGCTGCAGAGTAGGTACTCTCGAGCACTGTCTCTGCCTCAGATTTGTGAAAATTTCTTCAAAGCAGCTTATGATCCTCGGATCGCCGGCATCTACCTCCGTATTGATCCTCTGAGCTGCGGCTGGGCTAAACTCGATGAAATTCGACGTCACATATTTGATTTCAGAAAATCAGGTAAACAAACGACAGTGCCAAGTAGATTTGCGTTACAATTATGGATCTCTGATGCGATGCAACTCAAGTTTATATTATATTGTGATTTTttgagtgtatatatatatattgagtggTGTCGGTCTTTGCTACTTATGGTTATGGTTGGTAGGAAAATTTGTTGTGGCGTTTGTCCCTTCATGTCGAGAAAAGGAGTATTACCTTGCGTCTGCATGTGAAGAGATATATGCTCCTCCAAGTGCCTATGTTTCTTTGTATGGATTGGCCATTCAAGCACCTTTCTTCAGAGGTAAGTATCATATTGCTACATGCTtttgaattttaagttttttttatcaatatactTAACCTAAaactgatatatatattttttcaggTATTTTAGATAACCTAGGAATTGAGCCTCATTTGGAAAGGATTGGCAAATACAAATCAGGAGATAACCTTACTCATAGATCAATGACTGAAGAGAGTTCTGAGGTGCTGAACCAATTGCTTGACAATATCTATACAAATTGGCTGGATAAAGTGTCTTCTGCTAAAGGTGAatttgcatttgcatttgatGTCATGTGTAGTTCGACCTTGGATCGATAAATCAACTTACGAGCTTTACATATTTCATAcagggaagaaaagagaagatattGAGAACTTCATAAATGAAGGTGTGTATGATGTGGACAGACTGAAGGAAAAGGGCTACATATCAGACGTAATCTATGAGGATGAGGTACTTAACTGCACTCTAGTGTAATATGTCAAATTACACCTTTCAGTACTGTCGTAAGTCGTGATTAATGAGAGAGTAAGATAGCATCTCTGATGGTTAGTTGTCTATAGAAATCTGAACGAAAGTAGTCAGAGCTTTGTGCTGCTCCTGTAGAATGTAGAGTATGTTGCTTTTATTTGCTTCTTCAATCAACTAATTTGTGGTTCCCACACTATTCATGTATGCTCGTTAACTTATATAGGTTGACAAATTGTTTTGAGAGATACAATCAAGGGGAGGTTAAAAGAATAAGAAACATTACATGTTTTGCAGATTATGGCCAAGTTAAGGAAGAGACTAGGagtgaaaattaataaaaatctacCTATGGTTGATTACAGGTAAAATATGTTTTCTAGTGCCTGAAAGAATGTACTCTAGTTTATATTGAATGTTTTTAATTCCTCATGGTATTAGAAATATCTCAACACCCATAACCTCATTAGAAATATGATAccatttatatacatatatacctcTATAGCTGTATCTAATGGATTTTCCCTCTCTAAAGTACGGAGATTTGAAGAATAAGAAGGATCACTAACTTCAAATATGTGTGGGTCAGAGTAAATAATCCAAGGGTGATTATACTCTCGTTTTCTTACTTTACAAATCTTCACGCCGCAAAAGAGCTAAATCCCTACCCAGTAGTTTTTCTTTTGTCAATGGTGTTCCTTTTATCTTCACTCCTTGCCCCCTGATTGGGGATTAACCCTGTGGCTGCATATCTCCCTGCCCTCTGGTTACATAAAATTACTTGAGATAACAGAATTACTTACTACTacatcagttttttttttttgttcacgaCTGGGATATCCACCGTTGAACACAGTGACTAATCCCTTGTTGGCTTGTAACTATTTTAACATTTTAACCTGGCTGTTAGACAAGCTTACGATCTTCTGAGG is a window from the Arachis hypogaea cultivar Tifrunner chromosome 1, arahy.Tifrunner.gnm2.J5K5, whole genome shotgun sequence genome containing:
- the LOC112709143 gene encoding serine protease SPPA, chloroplastic — its product is MWKWKNVLQHSYTFTRSHTRSYSAIQRFSSTSTATTPIEFRWRFLLTRSSFSYSSQPRPENGAVSAAKDDDKFEPVTGWNKQLVKLKILLAFPWERVQYGSLYSVKLRGRITEQLQSRYSRALSLPQICENFFKAAYDPRIAGIYLRIDPLSCGWAKLDEIRRHIFDFRKSGKFVVAFVPSCREKEYYLASACEEIYAPPSAYVSLYGLAIQAPFFRGILDNLGIEPHLERIGKYKSGDNLTHRSMTEESSEVLNQLLDNIYTNWLDKVSSAKGKKREDIENFINEGVYDVDRLKEKGYISDVIYEDEIMAKLRKRLGVKINKNLPMVDYRKYSLVRKWTLGVSGGKDLIAIIRATGLIRGGDSSSGVRSSGVIAEKIIEKIRKVRESKQFKAVIIRIDSPGGDALASDMMWREIRLLAASKPVIASMSDIAASGGYYTAMGARAIVAESLTLTGSIGVVTAKFNLGKLYEMIGFNKEIISRGRYAELLAAEQRSFRPHEAELFAKSAQRIYKQFRDKAALSRSMTVEKMEEVAQGRIWMGKDAASHGLVDAVGGLSQAISIAKSMANIPNDRQVTVVELSRPTPSLPEILRSLGGSIVEVDTTLKELSQDSTFSNGVQARMDGIIESCFRNSDI